A window of Oceanispirochaeta sp. genomic DNA:
GTTTACCAAAAGCAATTTTACACATTCTCATATTTTCAGGGTTGGAGTGTGTAATTTCCAACTCTCCCCTGGTCACTGCCGCCAATCCAATATAGGATCCGACCTCCATAAAATCAGCACCGATACTGTAGGAAACGCCTCCCAGCTTTTTTACACCCTTGATGGTCAGAAAATTTGATCCTATCCCTGTTATCTCCGCTCCCATTCCATTCAGCATTCTGCATAGATCCTGGACATGAGGTTCAGAGGCAGCATTCTGGATAACCGTTTTTCCCTGGGCTAATACAGCCGCCATAATTGCATTTTCTGTGGCTGTAACAGAAGCTTCATCCAGGAAAATATCTACCCCCACCAGCTTATTCGCGGTGATTGTAAACTGTCCATCAATATCAACTCTGCCACCCAGGGCTGTTAATGCCAGAAAATGTGTATCCAGGCGTCTACGGCCGATCACATCCCCCCCCGGTGGTGGAAGCACGACTTTTCCAGTTCGAGCCAGTAGCGGCCCCGCAAAGAGAATGGAGGCTCTCACAACAGATGCCAAAGACTCAGGGACCTCATTTTTAATATCCAACATCTGGCACTTAAGGTGATTATTGCCGATTTTCTCAACGAAACAACCCAAATGTTCGAGAATTTCAACCATCACCCGGACATCTTCAATGTCGGGAATATTCTTTAATTCGACAACTTCATCTGTAAGAATTACGGCGGCAATACAAGGCAGAGCTGCGTTCTTGTTTCCACTGGCTCTGATTTTTCCCTTTATAGAAAATCCGCCTTCGATATCATATTTCTGCATATAGATTTATCACCATTTTATACTTTCCCGGAATGAGAGAAAAATTGTTTATTTGTTGCTTTATTTTACTTCAATCCTATCAGCTTAGATACTGCGGGTATAGATAATTTTATCAAAAAAAGTTATAAATATTTAAATACTCTAGGAAAAGGATTCATCTTGATGAATGTTAAGAAATTTGGTGGAAGTTCCCTGGCGGATGCCGGAAAAATCAAACAGACTGTTGAAATTGTAAAACAGAATAAGGATACATCTCTCTGCCTTGTCCTCTCGGCTATGAAGGGCGTCACAAACACCCTCGTCGAAGCTGCTCAATGGGCCGAAAGTGGAGATAAAAAGTATCAGAACAATATTGAGAAGATACGGAAAAAACACCTGGACTGTGTCAATGATTTATTTATCGATCCAAAGCCAGAAGGAATTGAATATACGATAGAATCCATGTTTGTAGAATTGAATGAAATACTTCACGGGGTAGAACTAGTCCGCGAATGCTCTGCCAAAACCATGGATCTTATTATGAGTTTCGGAGAAAGGCTAAACTGCTATCAGGTAACTGCCTATCTGAACCATATTGGCATCAACGCCCGTTACATTGACTCCCGGGACATAATCAAGACAGACAGTGCTCACGGAAAAGGAAATGTTGATTTCAAAAAAACATACGAAAGAATACAGCACAATCTGATTGATATTGAATCATCCATCCCTGTCATCTGCGGGTTTATTGCATCTGATGATTCCGATAGAACAACAACCCTGGGAAGGAATGGCAGCGATTATACAGCCAGCATCATTGGGGCGGCCTTAAATGCCGATCGTGTTGAAATATGGACCGATGTAGACGGGGTACTCACAGCCGATCCCAGAGTAGTTAAGAATGCCTTTGTTATTCCTCAGCTG
This region includes:
- a CDS encoding aspartate kinase yields the protein MNVKKFGGSSLADAGKIKQTVEIVKQNKDTSLCLVLSAMKGVTNTLVEAAQWAESGDKKYQNNIEKIRKKHLDCVNDLFIDPKPEGIEYTIESMFVELNEILHGVELVRECSAKTMDLIMSFGERLNCYQVTAYLNHIGINARYIDSRDIIKTDSAHGKGNVDFKKTYERIQHNLIDIESSIPVICGFIASDDSDRTTTLGRNGSDYTASIIGAALNADRVEIWTDVDGVLTADPRVVKNAFVIPQLSIEEAMELSFFGAEVIHPYTLIPTTDKNIPVYIKNTLNPSAEGTVITSNFTKKDRIITGIASIDDLSLINIEGGGMMGMPGMASQIFMSLSDADVNIIMITQASSEHSISILCRSEETDAAVKMLNKNLKSAIHNRRIQNIQIVDQLVIIAVIGENMKGQAGLTGKLFSAVGDANINILAIAQGSSERNISFVIQQKDRDSALIAVHKKFIG
- a CDS encoding UDP-N-acetylglucosamine 1-carboxyvinyltransferase, which codes for MQKYDIEGGFSIKGKIRASGNKNAALPCIAAVILTDEVVELKNIPDIEDVRVMVEILEHLGCFVEKIGNNHLKCQMLDIKNEVPESLASVVRASILFAGPLLARTGKVVLPPPGGDVIGRRRLDTHFLALTALGGRVDIDGQFTITANKLVGVDIFLDEASVTATENAIMAAVLAQGKTVIQNAASEPHVQDLCRMLNGMGAEITGIGSNFLTIKGVKKLGGVSYSIGADFMEVGSYIGLAAVTRGELEITHSNPENMRMCKIAFGKLGIHWSSEKDTIYVPPNQIMKVSSDMGGMIPQIDDAPWPGFPPDLTSIITVIATQVEGTVLIHEKMFESRMFFVDKLIS